Part of the Roseomonas sp. OT10 genome, TGGTGCCCCGCGGCATCCTCGACCAGCACCGTGACGGAGTCCTGCACCGTGCTGCCGGGGATGATGCCGTGGTTGCGGTAGGCATAGGTCAGCGAGGCCAGCTCGGCATTGATGGCCTCGGCCGTGCCGGTCAGGGTCAGGCGTGAGGTGCCGTCGCCCGCCTCGGTCACCCCGGCCCCGTTGGCGGAGGTCTGCAGCACGCCGAAGCCGGTGGTCAGCGTCACCGTGAGCGACTCGCCCGCATCCGGATCGGCGACGCTCAGCGCATTCCCGAAGGAGAGGGTGCGGCCCGCGGTCGCGGTCAGCGTGCCCGGCGCGGTCACGACCGGCGCCACCGGGACGGCCGGCGGCGCGGGGGTGCCGGACAGCGGGGCCAGGCTCTCCGGGTCCTGGTAGGCATAGGCGCGGATGTAGTCGATGTGCATCTCGGCGGGGAACTGGGTGGTCTCGTCCGGGCGGCCGACCCAGGTGCCGCCGACGGAGAGGTTGGTGATGATGTGCATCGCCTTGTGCATCTCGGCCGGCGTGGCGATGCGCGCATAGGCGTCGCCGTCCACGTACCAGGTCAGCCAGTCCGGACCCCAGAGCATGCCGAAGGTGTGGAAGCCCTCGGACATGTCCTCCGTGCGGACCTGCGTGCCGGTGCGGCCGCCGGTGTAGTGGGCATTGAAATGGATCGTGGTCGGGTCCTGGCCGAGCATCTCCAGGATGTCGATCTCGGGCGGCCAGGTGTCGTCCACCGGCAGCAGCCAGAAGGCCGGCCACAGGCCCTGCCCCGCCGGCAGGTCCACGCGCATCTCGAAATAGCCGTAGGTCTGCGCGAAGGATTCCTGGTTGTTGATCATGCCGGAGTTGTAGGGGGTGTTCACCGGGTTGGGGCCCGGCGCGGCCGTGATGGTCAGCACGCCGTCCTGCACCGTGAAGGGATCCACCCCGATCGTGGCATCCGAGTAGTATTGCTGGTCGCCCAGCCACGGCATCCACCGCCCGTAGTCCCAGCTTGTGCGCCAGGCCGATCCCTGCCCGCCCGACGACCAGTCGAACTGGTTGAACTCCTCCGCGAAGGTCAGCGTCATGCGGGAGGGATCGAGGGGCAGGAAGAAGTCCGCGGCGGTGAAGGCGTTCACCGTCTGGTTGCGGAACAGGATGCTCTGGTCCTCGCCCAGCGTCAGGCGCACGTCGTCGCCGACCTGCTCCATCGCGGCCTGCACGTCGGCCAGCGTCTGCAGCCCCGTGAAGCCGTTCAGGCGGAGGATGGAGCTGCCATGGGCGAAGTCCACGATGACGTCGTGCCCGTCGCCCGGGGCGATGGCGAAGATGTCGCGGCCGCCGCCGCCGTTCAGCACGTCGTTGCCCTTGCCCCCGTAGAGCGTCTGGCTGGCGTTGTCGGCGCGGATGACGTTGTCCAGGTCGTTGCCG contains:
- a CDS encoding family 16 glycosylhydrolase — protein: MAQNNPLLYATDYQGNVLPLSAAPTRTVTGIGKGETVTAGDGPYAVWSRGGASTLVGGQGDDTFYVSDARDIVLAQDGYVHTIVSWYATEYTLPDNIRNLTVRGNNFWASGNDLDNVIRADNASQTLYGGKGNDVLNGGGGRDIFAIAPGDGHDVIVDFAHGSSILRLNGFTGLQTLADVQAAMEQVGDDVRLTLGEDQSILFRNQTVNAFTAADFFLPLDPSRMTLTFAEEFNQFDWSSGGQGSAWRTSWDYGRWMPWLGDQQYYSDATIGVDPFTVQDGVLTITAAPGPNPVNTPYNSGMINNQESFAQTYGYFEMRVDLPAGQGLWPAFWLLPVDDTWPPEIDILEMLGQDPTTIHFNAHYTGGRTGTQVRTEDMSEGFHTFGMLWGPDWLTWYVDGDAYARIATPAEMHKAMHIITNLSVGGTWVGRPDETTQFPAEMHIDYIRAYAYQDPESLAPLSGTPAPPAVPVAPVVTAPGTLTATAGRTLSFGNALSVADPDAGESLTVTLTTGFGVLQTSANGAGVTEAGDGTSRLTLTGTAEAINAELASLTYAYRNHGIIPGSTVQDSVTVLVEDAAGHQDVETVVVPVTAQSGMKVVEMGDTPSRKAANGNTLFVFDEDIPSGGLTHILNFRTAAQHGGSGDMLLFKGFGGDATLQFHHIAWVGNQPNPLMQYYTIESDSGQSTLFMVQLSPDAINPDGSYARLGIGDYAFL